A single Lactuca sativa cultivar Salinas chromosome 8, Lsat_Salinas_v11, whole genome shotgun sequence DNA region contains:
- the LOC111904918 gene encoding protein ALP1-like, giving the protein MGESPDTMDDYMRMSERTARESLYPLSRGVVETFGDVYLRKPSLHDLQELYAAHEERHGFPGMIGSIDCTHWKWKKFPVAWKGQYASGHHESPLLVLEAVAFQDLWILHAFFGVAGSNNVVNVLDQSPIFNDLLNGKAPDAPFTVNGNEYKYEYYLTGEIYPQYSTFVKAFRHPVEELDKLFKRRQEGARKDVERAFGVLKAKWHIVEHAPGPLDLETLRYIMYACIIMHNMVVEDKGRNIAHYIPMEPRHVQFQPGTADYLHRVVDIQDANKHRQLREDLRGLYLLW; this is encoded by the coding sequence ATGGGGGAGTCACCCGACACCATGGACGACTATATGAGAATGTCCgaaagaaccgcaagagagagtttGTATCCATTGTCAAGGGGTGTTGTTGAAACTTTTGGAGACGTGTATTTGCGGAAACCTTCGTTGCATGATTTGCAAGAATTGTACGCGGCGCATGAAGAACGCCATGGGTTTCCCGGAATGATCGGAAGCATTGATTGCACACATTGGAAATGGAAAAAATTTCCGGTAGCATGGAAAGGGCAATACGCAAGTGGTCATCACGAATCACCTTTGTTGGTGTTAGAGGCTGTCGCTTTTCAAGATTTATGGATTTTGCATGCATTTTTTGGGGTTGCGGGTTCCAACAATGTCGTCAACGTTCTTGATCAGTCGCCAATATTCAACGATCTTTTGAATGGAAAAGCCCCGGATGCTCCTTTCACGGTGAATGGAAACGAATACAAATATGAGTATTACCTTACAGGTGAAATATATCCTCAGTATTCCACATTCGTGAAGGCATTCCGCCACCCGGTTGAAGAACTAGACAAACTTTTTAAGAGAAGACAAGAAGGAGCACGTAAGGATGTAGAACGTGCTTTTGGAGTGCTGAAGGCGAAGTGGCATATAGTCGAACATGCACCAGGACCATTGGATTTAGAAACTTTACGATatatcatgtatgcatgtatcataatgcataacatggtaGTAGAAGATAAAGGACGAAATATTGCACACTATATCCCAATGGAGCCCAGACACGTTCAGTTTCAACCGGGAACAGCAGATTATTTGCATCGCGTTGTTGACATTCAGGACGCAAATAAACACAGACAACTTCGAGAGGACTTGCGCGGATTATATCTTCTATGGTAA